The following are encoded in a window of Primulina eburnea isolate SZY01 chromosome 4, ASM2296580v1, whole genome shotgun sequence genomic DNA:
- the LOC140830661 gene encoding cyclin-D1-1-like, with protein sequence MSLSCSECFSDLLCGEDSNIIFSDYGDEAPEYTSDLESRLPEVEESIAGLLEDEKHLTEINVHQSVDVSVRAESVAWILKVHQYYGFQPLTAYLSVNYFDRFLHSHKLPILNGWPLQLLSIACLSLAAKMEEPLVPSLLDLQVEGAKFVFESRNVQRMELLVLKVLDWRLRSISPFCYLCLFALKIDPAGSYTGFLISRAKEIILCYIQATSFLEYRPSCIAAATILCAANDLPDFSLITAEHAESWCDGLDKENIMSCYQLMRRMVSNKPKKQPVVLPRFRVTTCSSTTSCNSSSSSSCKRRKLSNNYWADENKGET encoded by the exons ATGTCACTTTCGTGCTCCGAATGCTTCTCCGATCTTCTCTGTGGGGAGGATTCCAACATTATTTTTTCCGATTATGGTGATGAAGCGCCGGAATACACATCGGACCTTGAATCTCGGCTGCCGGAAGTCGAAGAATCTATCGCCGGGCTGTTAGAAGACGAGAAGCATCTCACTGAAATAAACGTCCATCAATCGGTGGATGTCTCTGTTAGAGCTGAATCTGTTGCGTGGATTCTaaag GTTCATCAATATTATGGGTTTCAGCCATTAACGGCGTATCTCTCCGTCAACTACTTCGATCGTTTTCTTCACTCCCATAAGTTGCCG ATATTGAATGGATGGCCGCTGCAATTATTGTCCATTGCATGTTTGTCATTAGCAGCTAAGATGGAGGAGCCTCTGGTCCCTTCTCTTTTGGATCTTCag GTTGAAGGTGCAAAGTTTGTTTTTGAATCAAGAAATGTCCAAAGAATGGAACTTCTTGTGCTGAAGGTCTTAGATTGGAGACTTCGATCCATTTCTCCATTTTGCTATCTCTGCCTTTTCGCACTCAAAATTGACCCAGCTGGAAGTTATACCGGGTTCCTTATATCGAGGGCCAAAGAAATTATTCTGTGTTATATTCAAG CAACCAGCTTCCTTGAGTATAGGCCATCATGTATTGCTGCTGCAACAATTCTTTGTGCAGCAAATGATCTGCCTGATTTCTCTTTAATCACAGCGGAACACGCCGAGTCATGGTGTGATGGACTTGACAAA GAAAATATAATGAGTTGCTACCAATTGATGCGGAGAATGGTGTCCAATAAGCCGAAGAAGCAACCGGTGGTGTTACCACGTTTCCGGGTCACGACTTGCTCAAGTACCACCTCGTGCAACTCATCATCGTCATCATCCTGCAAGAGGAGGAAACTGAGTAATAACTATTGGGCTGATGAAAACAAAGGGGAGACCTAA